A stretch of Fusarium fujikuroi IMI 58289 draft genome, chromosome FFUJ_chr10 DNA encodes these proteins:
- a CDS encoding related to enoyl-CoA hydratase — protein MAQHTFNRQPPAQSYGLVSFPAQHVMLVVFNRPKALNAMTSDAEYELEALWEWYDEEPSLRCAIVTGAGRAFCAGMDLKEWNQINQRKRDGIPEKRPMDPPMTGFGGLSRRSGKKPIIAAVNGLAMGGGFEIIANLDLIVAAKSATFALPEAKIGVVANAGSLPRLARTIGRPRATEMALTGRSISAAEAREFGFLNAITEDAPADSDVLERPVVQKALEYAALIIKNSPDSVIVSRAGILAGWEHGSAENAVRVHRQTWDKIMADGHNFHEGVQAFVEKRAPRWVDSKL, from the coding sequence ATGGCGCAACACACGTTCAACCGCCAACCACCAGCCCAAAGCTATGGCCTCGTGTCATTCCCAGCACAACACGTTATGCTCGTTGTCTTCAACCGACCCAAAGCCCTTAATGCAATGACCAGCGACGCAGAATATGAGCTCGAAGCTCTCTGGGAGTGGTACGACGAGGAGCCCTCACTGCGATGCGCCATCGTCACAGGCGCTGGGCGTGCATTCTGCGCTGGCATGGACCTCAAGGAATGGAACCAGATCAATCAGCGCAAAAGAGACGGAATTCCCGAGAAGAGACCCATGGACCCGCCCATGACGGGATTCGGCGGCCTTTCGCGTAGGAGCGGAAAGAAGCCCATCATCGCTGCGGTAAATGGTCTGGCGATGGGAGGCGGCTTCGAGATCATCGCAAATCTGGACCTCATTGTCGCTGCGAAGAGCGCTACATTTGCTCTTCCTGAGGCTAAGATTGGTGTCGTTGCTAATGCAGGCTCTCTACCAAGACTAGCGAGGACAATTGGCCGCCCGCGCGCCACTGAAATGGCGCTCACAGGGCGGAGCATCAGCGCTGCAGAGGCCCGCGAATTTGGCTTTCTCAACGCCATTACTGAAGACGCCCCGGCGGACAGCGATGTGCTGGAGCGACCAGTGGTGCAGAAGGCGCTGGAGTACGCTGCGCTCATTATCAAGAATAGCCCTGACAGTGTTATTGTGTCTCGCGCGGGTATCCTTGCGGGCTGGGAGCATGGGAGTGCTGAGAATGCAGTCCGGGTGCACCGTCAGACGTGGGACAAGATCATGGCTGATGGGCACAATTTCCACGAAGGCGTGCAGGCCTTTGTGGAGAAGAGGGCTCCGAGATGGGTGGATAGCAAGCTATGA